aaaaatattattgtatgaataatatctttttcattttttacaggCTAGTTATTTTGAGACGCAAGTTTAATTGTGTGTGTACATGCACTTATATGTTTAATGGCGTGTTATGAGCATATTTTTTACTCGACTAAGGAGATTTGCATTTACAAAGTGAGAAAAAGCTACTAGACACATGGCCTAAACTATTCATGAGAGCCGAGGAGTAAATGTAGTGATATGGACAAAGGCTAGTCAGTCTATCCAAAACTAGCCATtaattttgaagaagaaaaaaatatcttaaacgACATAGATTCTCGCTCTAGCgatattttccttatttttttcattctacaTATCATTGGTGACATAAAATCGGGTCAAATGGAAGTTTGTTATATGACCCTGTACTTCATTCATTTACTATAATCATGTTCTATAATCATCATACACGTACCGTGTACATTGCAGCTTTTTAGGGAAAGTTTActtaatcttatttcaaaccATGAGATGTCATGATTAAGATCTGTACACATGACAAGGACATTACCTTTCATTTGAACAGTGAGTACTTTGGGTCCAACAAGGTTTTTCCCATcgaatacatatatatagaggTCAAATCCTGGCTCCGTTACATTTACCACACTACTTTCAGTAAGAACAGCGCCCGCTgagaattaaaaacaaaactatacatgtaaatgtatgtttgAAAATACTTTAAAGTGGCTTTCATGTTAAGACTATGTAAACTACAATAGTTACATTTGATTAATAGTAAGCAGTCACACAAAACACTAAAGTTACGCGAGAAACGTTACCCAAGTTACAAATAATGTAACACCTTTTCGACACCAAACGTTTGAGATACGTACAAGCAAATATCTTAAAAGGACATTCAGATGGTAAACAAGTCATGTTGCAGAACAGCTGGGCGGACTCTTTGTCGGTCGTCGTCACAGTAAAAATGGACGTCCCGACAATTGTGTTTGGAGATACACTAACAccttaaaaataacattttaatgtttttattgcaCACATTTAGTATGATTGCATTAAACATATGGATGCAACCTGtttctatcaaatatttttgcttATTAACTGGTGATGGTGTTAAAACGAATATCAGAGGTaagttaaagctgcttggtccgattttatatcaaattttatgcacgcttttaaacgatggttatgctaagtatatgtataatactagacattgcagtagttttcacagtcaattaagccaaatttcaatgaagaaaaattcgtacaaaatttgctaacaaaacaaacgacataaaagggtaccaagttatttcgcctcatgttaaagttcacccctgacgacgacacgggtatggttgtattacgacatTGACATctctttaaataaaggtcgaaatgatcagacaaattacaaataaaaaaaatgtaagttttgttcgctaatcgatgcatagcatgcgggttgaataaccccaattattcgggggacgaaaccaaacggttttcTTCTCTAAACattcccatgatgcattttagtttgttttttcgtttgcccaaaaagaaattatatttaactttgaaaggagactgattctgctggtgtaaataggagaaagtccattactttctaagataaatggtttgtatagaaaaaaaaattgatactgtattaacaaaaaaaatcggaccaagcagctttaagtgACGACTTCAAGGTACATGAATTTATTAACTGTATAGACAGCATTTACCTTCAATCATTATAAAGCAAATGCTGACTAAAATAATGGCGTCATTCACATATACAAGTTTACAATGTAACTCTGAATTCAATACGTTCTGTTACTGTAGTTTAAAACTAATTGACGttttgttaatacattttgttataattaatCGCAATTACGAATACAATTTTTAACCACATTTTCTGTGAACAATGTAAGAgaaaacaagtaaaaaagttccgaatttatttaatataggtCTGCCTCGGTAACTactgatttaaaagaaaattgttttctaaTTCATTACaagatataatttaaaaaattaatgcattgtTAAGAGGTTGTTCTAGGTTATTCCGCAAAATTTGCCTGTTGTCTCTTAGACCACACATCTTGAATATCATTAAAAAGTTACTTGATAAAAacaaagattaattttttataattaactCATATCTGTATGCGACtaaacacacaaacacacacacacaatttaaaaataatcttactTGCTGGAAGGTTTGTGATGACTGGCGGTTCGTTTTTGGACACGTACACAACAAATGTGCTGCTCACTGAATCCTTGGTGTCTGTACAATTAATGGTCATCAAGTACTCTCTGGCTGTATCATAGTCCAAAGAAGCGCCACCTCGTAGATAAATAGAGTACCCTGTGGAAAAATTCaatatgaatgataaaaattatgACACATTCTTAAGCTTTTCATACAggatttaagaaataaacactGTGAAATGCAATCATTTTGGgcgaaaaaaaagaataagtaaATACTGTTCTTACTAGATCTTCCGACTGAGTAATAAAAGTACAAATCATTTGTCGTGGGAACTATACTATTTAAGGAGCACGTCACTACATCTCCTACTGTCGGATCGGTAACGGTCAGAATGAATAATTCCGTCTCCTCCGAGAGATCTTCACTAATTTCTGTAGTATTCGGCAGGTTTTGAAAAACTGGAGGCTGATAGACAagtaacaaaaataatgttCAAATCAAGCACTAATATATGCAGTTTAATGTTTTAACTCATTATAGCAGctgtacatattatataattaaatcattATAACATCTATTTTACCTGGTTTGCAACAGTTAGAGTGAAAGTGGCTGAGTCTGCGTTGCCGCATAGATCCACTACAGAAAAACTGAACACGGTAGTACCGACAGTCAACGTTGTCAGAGTGGTCAGGTTTCCTGAAAAAGAAATACACGATAACAATATATCATTTAGTATACTTTGAACTCTTTGTTAAATTATCAGTGATCATTTGTGAAAAGCAGGGGCCCAGAAGCCATCACTCGCACTTAAGCAACAATAGCCaagaaactaataaatattttttttaatacaattattccacaaaacaaatacaaatagTATAACTGCACAAAGCTTTTTGTAGTTTAACACACTGCTGAAATTTacttggaaaaaaatatatattaggtTAAATTGTTCCttcatacaattattttattcgTATTCTTCTATACGATTATTTTATTCGAATTCCAATTCGTACATTTTTACCCCCACGGTGTCCTTTTTCTTCTTGTCCGGTCACAGTTAAAATAGTTTTATAGTTTTTAATCTCGTTGTAACGTTTCACTATTGAAACTTCTTCATAATATTGTAATCAAAGCGGTTTACATTTTTGTTAgaaaatttgttattatttgtctacatgccccgtttatcgatttaTCGAAACCTTCACAATTCGGCTGTTTCTGTAAGCTGACAAACTGATGTATTTTAACAGTACATTAACTGCACCAACTCATCAAAGAAATCATTTGTATTGTCTAAATGACAGCTTTAAAGCTCTTTTGGGACCACAAACTGACCTCTGGATGACATGACTTGAACAAAGTTATTCAAAGACGCTTATTCAAAACTGttgtttttaagatatattttttaaaattttcattgttttaaaacaaattagaatGATTACAGAGCATAGAGCATACAGATAAAATTTCTTTAGGATTATCTAGCCTTTCATATGAAGAATTTCGAACGCTCCTAATTGAATTATTCATGACGCAAAGTTTAAGTTTAAGATTTACTTGCTCAGGCGAGCTTAACGAAAAAATCTCATTAGAATTATTAATTAACCTGAAATCGGGTCAAAGTTAAAAGACGTGGAAGCAGGATTCGTTGACGTCAGTGTATACGTCAGGTTGTCGGACAAGTCCGCGTCCGTTGCTGTTACCGTTATCAGCGTCGTTCCAACCGCCGTGTCCTCACCTGCAGATAATGTCGTGGGTAGCGATGCAAACTGTGGGGTGTTACCTAAACGAAATCAAATAACAGTAGGTAAGAAAGACggttgaaatatttaattgacTAACATAAAAAATGGACCCCTTAACGATAACAGTACTTTAGTGTATGTACTGGTCTTTGCAGGATGCAATGGTACAGTTTGATGACGACATGCTATTTAACAGCAATAGTTATATTCTGAATATCTAGTTATCTACTGATCTAAACTTCGCCATATTATAAACTTGGCCCTGCAAATCAACAGTACCATAGCAACTGTGAAAagactttaattatttttaggtcacctgagtcactcaggtgacctattgcaattggtcttcgtccgtcgtcgtgcgtcgtgcgttaacaattttacatttttaacttcttcttgaaaactaccaggccaatcgttaccatttttggtgtgaagcatctctatggtaagaaaaCTCTAAACTGTGatattcatggctctaccacccctggggtgccacgggcggggccaaatatgcaaaaaagccaaattttcaaaaatcttctctatttccacacatgtgaggaaaaaactgaatgcatggttatgatgtccatgaagccttctacaaaaattgtgaaatgaCCTCTGGTTCAGGGGTCAGGCTCTAGGagggggccaatatggccatatagtaaaaatgtattaaatcttagaaaatcttcttctctactcccatttatatttgttataaacTAAATGcctgattatgatgtccatgaggccctctaccaaaattgtgaaattcatgacccctgggtcatgggttcaggctctagggtggggccaatatggccatatagtaataatgtattaaatcttagaaaatcttcttctttactcccatacatacttgtttaaaactaaatgcatgattatgatgtccatgaagccttcgACTAAAATTgcgaaattcatgacccctgggtcatgggttcaggctctagggtggggccaatatggccatatagtaaaaatgtattaaatcttagaaaatcttcttctctactgctatatatatttggtaaaaactaaatgcctggttataatgtccatgaagccctctatcaaaattgtaaaattcttgacccctttgttaggggttcaggctctagggtggggccaatatggccatattgtaaaaatgtattaaaatcttagaaaattttcttctcttcttccatatatatttgttaaaaactaaatgcctggttataatgtccatgaagccctctaccaaaattgtaaaattcttgacccctttgttaggggttcaggctctagggtggggcaaatatggccatattgtaaaaatgttttaaatcttaaaaaattttctgaactcccacacatgtgggcaaaaaactgaataaatggttatgatgtccactaactcctctacctaaattgtgaaattcatggcctctgggtcaggggttcaggacatgaggggtgggggggggggggcaataggGCAATAtattgttaatgcatataatctttaaaaattttcttatctattctcacacatctgtattaaaaactgacttatatttatgtttaccaggaaatcctctactgaaattttaattttcatttcccctggagtatgggttttgactctataGATAGGACaaggccaaaatggatgtataggtgttaatgcatataatgtaaaaaaaattatcttctttactcccacacacctgaaaggaaaactgaattcatgattttgtagaccagatctttaagttttttgccaaaattttaggttccatagttctttttgaaagatttcatgTAGGGAGATGGtcttcattacaaatttataatttttctactccagaatgaaacctaattaattatatgcatatatgagactcctcgacaagtttgtgtatgggttatatgctactcaggtgaccgttaaggccaattggcctcttgttttatttatggGAAGAGTAAGTtggaatttaaaattgaaatgtttagtttcaaattattttttccccttaTTCTAATTACAAACACAGAGTTTTGCACAGGAAATGGAGGTTTCTTAAACACTATACATCAATTACagttcaacatttaaaatcaatggaaaattattttatatttaataaataagtaATGCATTAAAGTTCAAGCTCTTTTACCTGGTGATAATGTAGCTTTAATGCTAAATTCTATGTTATTTCTGTAGTGTAAAAAGGTGGCCGTGCTTCCTACTGTCCCTGTCGCTGTATCTGAGTAAATCACGTCTTCGTTGGAACTTCCGCTACCCATATTTGTTATGTCATATGACGGTATAGTGACCCCCGACGACATGCTTGAACAacaaataatcaattaaatgaatttaaaaatgattttcaatttcACTAGATTCTTTGGTGAATTGTGAACTTACAATCCAATGTAATCTCCTGCTTGGACCGATATTTGTTGTGAGGCAGTAACAGATCCTATGAAGACTGCATTGAAATTTGCCGCTGAAATTCATGATAATTAGTAGCATTGTAAAACGGATTCTATGAAGCTATAATCTATGACATTTAACCTCTGAAATCTGAAATTTAGAATTATCAAATCTAGATACTTTCAATATCAAAGGAGTTCTGTCCAATTAACGTCCAGGCTCCGGACACCTGTCGCCACACCTGAGCGTACAAAGTGCCATTGGTAGTAGTGACATAGAACTCCCAGGTCGTCACAAAGCCACAACAGTTTATTAAGTAGTCGTTATCGGCagagtttaaaataaatgtccTTCCTgtaaaagtaaaagaaaaatcaaaatcactgTAATTCATTCTTTAATCCGTGAGAACTTAAAGGCGCGTACTCAATGATAATGAACAATaactttcttttaattaataaaactaggagatgtgttttttttctcgGGTGACGTGCGTGTGCTGTGGTGAAATTGCATTGATCACTCTAATTGTCTCCATGACTTCTGCAAAATTACTGTAATACAGTCATGTAGAATTACCTGAACCGGTGTCGGAACTGTCGGTTGTTGGTATTTTTCCATTTGTCTGACCGGAAGCACAGGCTGCTCCATCTaaaaaaacagcaaaaaaaaCAAGATTAGTACAGCATAAGTACTTGAGTTGGGCCTCATGTTGGGACCACCCTAAAACGCAAAGGAATTAATGCTGTGAagtaatgtacatgtgtaaagttacaaaaatcattttataattgATATTGCAGCTGAATTTATTAAAAGGGAAAAATATTATGCATTAAGTATGtgtatgtatgttttaaaatttgaaacggTTTCCTCGTACTATTTGATTCAAAAAAGTTGGAAACACTTTGATATGATGATAAAATGTTTTAcgtaacaaagaaaataaagctACGCAGTGATACCGTTAATTCCCAATCATTCGATCTTGATGGATTTGCACTAAATCTGatgtttaaatgtaaacattaaaataattggGGAATAGTTACAGTGTGTAGCAAActtcttttgaaataaaaagatacCGGTGTAGTCCAGAAGTTAATTGGAGAAAAGGCCTTGGGAATTTTAAAGTTTCGTGATCAGATAAAACTGCATGACCTCCTCAATTTAAATTTCAAGTCGCATTTTGGTCTAATTCTGGCAATTGAATAAAATAAGAAGgaggaaattttaaaacaagatatTAAGATTTTATGCAagctaaataaaaaaacattttttagaaATGTCACATGTCAACCTTAAAATCTGTTACATAGTATCTGCTTAATAAAAGCTTGCGAGATTGGTCCCAATAATTCTTTAATTTGAATTGAGCTAgttgaaatatttatccttAAGTTAATAATTTTCCTAATAAGAGCCATTTTGGCAAAACTGTTGGTTATCGGTatgatttatattattattagaTTATATTATCAAACTATTACTAAAAGTAAGTTTTACGTCATCATACATACTCATTTTAACATACACTTGCTTgtacaatttatttatattggTTTTTTAAGTTATAAACTGTAGCATTTTGTATAAATTACCAAACTGATATACATGACACTTTAATTCTAAAAACTTAaactgaaaaatcaaaatgttatgTGAATTCTCTTCATTTTCGTTTAATCTGTTAttctttaacaaaatgaaaacatgatTCAATATAACTACTACTGGttacatgtacgtacatgtagatatattactttattttatctttatgagAGATCTGTAAAACTCCTcttggtttattttttgttaggGATTAAGATTTAAATTTAGATTAAGGTTATAGCATATTAAGCGATTTTGTTAAGGATATATGTACgtgttaattttttgttataaaaatgtatttaaaacgAAAATATAACTACGactttgacatatttttgatttcatttttcattttttattattaaatcgATGTTACTGATAAAACCTTGAAAGAGTTGGAAATAACACTTTATTCGTAGAAAATACTCTATGTTAATGTTAATCAATTCTTTCTTacctttttttatctttaaaaatgttttaaattattttattttttgcaattccTCGGTTATTTGACTGTCATCACAAGATAACTTTGAGTATCATCTAAGatttaaccattttttaaaattgttctgggattacaaataacttcttttaaaaagtatccAGTTCTGCTAAATTTGTAAATTAGTGTCTTGATTTTTCGGAAATAAATTACATTAccttttttgattttcctagaattgttcaaaatttacacgtacagtacaaatatatttttgatgcaataaaGGGTGACAgcaatttagaattttgtttttctatgaaaattaattattagTATTGAAGAACTGTATTACTTACCAGATAGTTTTGTATAGTAAATCAAACTAATGACAATTATCCAAACTAAACTGCTATGAGCCATATTGCTGTTCGGTCGCCACACCACTCTCAAATGATAGGGATTGTATGGGACAGTGATTTGATATCCTTTTAAATAACCGATTACATTGTTGGTTAAGGCCTCCTCGCTCACGTAAACATCTACATTGTTTAACTGATTGATGATCAGAAGGAgggaattaaattattttctattttttaattgcTTCATATTAACTTTATTGTCAATAGAGCCCTCCCCTAAGCACACAGCAGAAGCAGTAATAAATTTCGTTTAAGTAGAGGTATCCTTTTCAGTCTTTATGATGCCCTTCGGTTGCCAGCTTGATGCttaatataaatcaataaatgtttaaaactttttaatcaatatatgtattaaacatttttttttcgattttgcAAAACCATGCCTGgggcaatacatgtacaacttagACGTACTCACTTTTGATATaagttaaatattaatatatttggaAAGTGAGACTGATATTGATTGAAAGCTAGCTCGTCAAAGTTTTACAGCCTCAGAGCCAGACCCAAAATTTGTCAGTATTATGAgctgtataaaagaaaattcatatgaaaaatTCGACAGATTATTCATAAGTACTAATTGAGTACTTAGGTTATTTTAATGTAAGGAGAAATTGATATCTTgtaatacatatttataaacaaggtaaaaaaaaaattatacaagcGTCAAAAGGCCGGTCGCAAaccattaattttgttttctgaaaaaattgaaatgataaagATCGATATCGAGTTAATATTCTGCAGTACATGAACAATCCACTCAAACATGAGCATTGTTGTGCTTATCAgcacattgttttaaaatgattaaaatacaaaaaaataccatatttcactttataattatttctttattatttttaaaagataaccGATCTTGTTGAAACGCTCTCTCTAAGCAAAGACGCGCTGCAATTCCAAAACGTCTTGTTAAACTATATATTCATACCAGAAACTTAAGGTACAACAACTTCTTACTCAGGTGACATTTTGCAAtccgtttgtttgttttttaaattcatctttAAGCCAAAAGGTTCATCTGATCCCGTATAATAATACGTACCTCGTGGTGCATCGAGCGTCCTCCGTCGTGCGTCGTCGTCCGTTatcaattttacatgtttaacTTCATCTTGAAAACCATATTTGGATTGACACATCTCTAGGATATAAGGAATCTAAATTCTGTAAATTACTACCTCACAACCCCTGGGGTTTCATTGACAAggtcaattacatgtatgcaaaaaagttttaaaaaatgtaaaatcatcttctctactcccatatatgtgagaaaaaaaaccctattcCATGATTATGATATCCATGAAGCCCTTCACCTAAATTGAGAAATTCATGGACCCTtgatcaggggttcaggccctaTGGCggagccaatatggccatatagtaaataGAAAACATTCTCTTGCCTTTAACAGTAATGGGagaaaaaatgaatgtattatgATGATGCTCATTAAGCCCTCTTCCAAAATTTTGAAGTTCATAATCCCTGCGTAAGACCAATATCACAACATAAGgaaaatgtatacattttaataatcttttctttactttttacaTTAATAAGAGATAAACTAAATTTTATTATGTCCATAATGTCCTCTTCTTCAACTGTGAAATTCACTGCCCATGGGCCAGAGTTTCAAAGTATAAAAGCGGAGTCAACAGTCAGAGGaggttaaaagttttaaattagaCTATAAAATGAAGCTAAAATTGCAAACATAAAACTTCCTGACTTGTCAATCGTCGGTTATCGTACTCAGGTGACTGTAAAGGCCTGTGGGCCTTTGATTataactcaaaattcaaagacaTTAGAGATGCTATTAAATTCTTCAGAAGTCCTAAATTATTTTTGATGAAGAACATATTATGCATTACAAAACAAAGTATCATTTTGCAAAGATATATTTTTGAGACCGATGGATAAATCGACATTAAAATCCAAACGCTCGACTGTGTTTGTAAATCAGTTTAACGGGGACAGCCGAGTGTCTGGTTGTACGAAACTTTATCtaggttttttaaattttagtcaAGTTATGTTAATGCATTAGATAACTTACCTGTATATTAAAGCCCACACGGCGTTCCATTACATATATTCCAAAATGGAAGGATGTGAAAATGCTTACAGGTTTATAAAATCACTGCCTGACTCTTTAGTGATACACATAAAATGTTACAGAATTATTTAGTTTCGGGGACGATCgcctttaaattttatatttgaaacaataATGGTAAGTAATTGTTAACCCTTTACctgttttaatatatttgtgcAAAACGAAACTAGATTGTATTCATATATCGACCACCATGTTTAGGGAACTTGTACCTATTTTTCAACTGTAAAATCTGATATAATATAACTCTCATAACTCTCAGTtatgtttaaattgatttttgtatCATCTCATTCTAAGACACTGTTCCGTATTTTCCGGTGAAATAAGTCGGCTTTTTTTAATCGTGTGTCCTTATATAAACTCAATATATTCACAGGCACAGCAAAATTTGAAAGACATAAAGTCAAAATCTACAAGACCTGCTGTTGCAGCAATTGATTTTGGAACCACTTATTCAGGATTTGCTTTTTCGTGGAAACATGACTGGAGTAAAGTACAAGTCATTGAAAATTGCAGTGGAAATTTTCTGTCGATGAAAGTTCCTACCTCTTTGCTTTTGAACCCAGATAAATCATTCGCAGCTTTCGGTTTACAGGCCGACACAAATTATACTGAAATGgcagaaaaaaatgattctGATTCCGATTCAGATTCAGAGGACAATGGAGAAAAAACACGAAAGGAAGATTATAGGAATTATTATTACTTCCATAGATTTAAAATGTTGCTTCATGAGAATAAGGTACATGCAATGTATAAATGCATTTGTAGTTTAAGGaaatttgataattattgtAAGTGTAAAGACAAATCAATGTACATACAGTATTAAATGTAAGTATCAATttactttcattaaaaaatagacatatttattttattttttgttttagaaactGCACCGAAATTTAATGATCAAAGATGTCATCGGGAAAGAGATGAAAGCAATGGATgttttttccatttgtattaaatatttgaaaaatgccATGTTATCTGAGATGAACTTACAACTTGCAGAGGGTCAAATCATTGAAAATGATATTGACTTTGTGTTAACAGTTCCTGCAATATGGGGAGATGAAGCAAAACTGTTCATGCGTGAAGCAGCAATAAAAGTAAGTTGTGTGTGAGTTGTAGCAATAACAGTGTGTGAAAGAAACATAGCTGTTTTAAGGTAGAGATTGTTAGGTTACACCAAAAAAACTACCCATTGaaattttctacattttatatatgtttaagttGAAACATTGTTTGAAATTATACTAGAATATTATACAATGTCATCAAGCGAGTTTTAGAGAATTAGGTAATTTCAGTATGACCTCCTCCAGCCCctaaaaaaactgaaaaagtAAGATAAAATAAGTGTATACGACCATATAAGAATGGCCATAAAACATTTATTGGAACACATAATATCAtttgtcatatatattttcaaaaatcattcaacacaagttaaaatttgatatcatttttatatttggtAAGATATGTATGATAAATTGGAAACACCTTACCAAAGCCATATGGTCAAATTTGCATGAAATATCAGATCTGCAATACACATAAAGTCATGCTTTTGATTtgactgagaaaaaaaatatccatcaaATTTCTCATTTCACTCCACAATATAGTTAGTCaatagatattttaaatttcatgaaaaaataatacccCCAAATGGAGTTCAATCTAATGCTGCCATTACTTTTATGAACCCTTACCCTGTTCAACATTAGGTGCATTATTGAAGAATTATTGTTATCAATCATAAATACAAAGAATTGATTGGAAAATTTGTAACAAATATGTGTAAATTCTGTGTAATAAgtcatttaaaatacaatatttgctgttagtaaaacaaataattctCATCCAACCAAAAAATTGGATCATTGACATTTCTGCActtaaaaacttcaagataaTAATCTTTACAGATATTCAGATAACTACACTGTTTGTCACCtaaaaaatgaaggaaatgtcaaaatagattaaaattgactaatcttataaaataagactttaacatgtaatttaaattaatcttataatttataaacatatagttgtaatatgaatttgaatcattaaaaaaattcatgtcaACAAAAGATcatcaacaattttcaaaacaagtaCTTCATGATTTATCAAATATTGGAAATTAACATTTGTTTTCTACATTAGAATTAAAGTCTGAGTGTGCATAGATTATACACATATTCTATAATCTTATAATCAATTACAATTAT
The nucleotide sequence above comes from Magallana gigas chromosome 2, xbMagGiga1.1, whole genome shotgun sequence. Encoded proteins:
- the LOC105337579 gene encoding protocadherin-11 X-linked, coding for MAHSSLVWIIVISLIYYTKLSDGAACASGQTNGKIPTTDSSDTGSGRTFILNSADNDYLINCCGFVTTWEFYVTTTNGTLYAQVWRQVSGAWTLIGQNSFDIETANFNAVFIGSVTASQQISVQAGDYIGFMSSGVTIPSYDITNMGSGSSNEDVIYSDTATGTVGSTATFLHYRNNIEFSIKATLSPGNTPQFASLPTTLSAGEDTAVGTTLITVTATDADLSDNLTYTLTSTNPASTSFNFDPISGNLTTLTTLTVGTTVFSFSVVDLCGNADSATFTLTVANQPPVFQNLPNTTEISEDLSEETELFILTVTDPTVGDVVTCSLNSIVPTTNDLYFYYSVGRSRYSIYLRGGASLDYDTAREYLMTINCTDTKDSVSSTFVVYVSKNEPPVITNLPASVSVSPNTIVGTSIFTVTTTDKESAQLFCNMTCLPSECPFKIFASGAVLTESSVVNVTEPGFDLYIYVFDGKNLVGPKVLTVQMKETDSTATSTSTDWLSTDAKYILIILTIFAGLATFAVIGFCVLVFKKSPKSKSRNIIKTKPFL